A stretch of Halomonas elongata DSM 2581 DNA encodes these proteins:
- a CDS encoding ABC transporter ATP-binding protein: MSSRSSFQALGRLLRYARGHRRHIVAATVCSVINKLFDIAPEILIGVAIDVVVNQEDSFVAGLGFTSAREQILVLGVLTFLIWAGESLFEYLYQILWRNLAQRLQAELRQDAYEHVQRLDMGFFESQSSGRLVAIMNDDVNQLERFLDGGANSMVQVVVTVVAVGAVFFVLSPLIALLAFTPIPLIVWGAFFFQRKAGPLYAEVRERVGELASRLSNNLAGIATIKSFTAEAREAERLRRASEAYVDANRRAIRISSAFIPVIRMAILTGFLATFTVGGMMALRGDLNVGAYGVLVFLTQRLLWPLTGLAQVIDLFERAMASTRRILDLLATPIQVHDAGGTELARPVRGAVRFDGVSFRYAESGAGVEAVDLEVPSGHTLALVGATGSGKSTLIKLLLRFHDPAEGRVLIDDQPVESLTLASLREAIGLVSQDVYLFEGSVRDNIAYGRPEASEDEVIKAARTAEAWGFIQTLPQGLDTPVGERGVRLSGGQRQRLSLARALLKDPPILVLDEATSAVDNETEAAIQRSLARIGHGRTVIMIAHRLSTIVHADQIAVIEAGRVVERGCHDELLAQEGRYAAQWRVQTGEIGAALSA; the protein is encoded by the coding sequence ATGTCGAGCCGGAGTAGTTTCCAGGCCCTGGGCCGCCTTTTGCGTTATGCCCGAGGGCATCGGCGGCACATCGTCGCCGCCACGGTCTGCTCGGTGATCAACAAGCTATTCGATATCGCCCCGGAGATTCTCATCGGGGTGGCCATCGACGTGGTGGTCAATCAGGAAGACAGCTTCGTTGCCGGGCTGGGTTTCACCTCGGCTCGGGAGCAGATTCTGGTGCTCGGCGTGCTGACCTTCCTGATCTGGGCCGGCGAGTCGCTGTTCGAGTATCTCTACCAGATCCTGTGGCGCAACCTGGCCCAGCGCTTGCAGGCCGAGTTGCGCCAGGATGCCTACGAGCACGTGCAGCGTCTCGACATGGGGTTCTTCGAGTCGCAGAGTTCGGGGCGCCTGGTGGCGATCATGAACGACGACGTCAACCAGCTCGAGCGGTTCCTGGACGGTGGCGCCAATTCCATGGTCCAGGTCGTCGTCACCGTGGTGGCGGTGGGGGCAGTGTTCTTCGTGTTGTCGCCGCTGATCGCGCTGTTGGCCTTCACGCCGATTCCGCTGATCGTGTGGGGTGCCTTCTTCTTCCAGCGCAAGGCCGGGCCGCTGTACGCCGAGGTGCGCGAGCGGGTCGGCGAGCTGGCCAGTCGCTTGTCCAACAACCTGGCGGGCATCGCCACCATCAAGAGCTTCACCGCCGAGGCGCGCGAGGCCGAACGCCTGCGTCGGGCCAGCGAGGCCTACGTGGACGCCAATCGGCGTGCGATCCGCATCAGTTCGGCCTTCATCCCGGTGATCCGCATGGCGATCCTCACCGGCTTCCTGGCGACCTTCACGGTGGGCGGCATGATGGCCCTGCGTGGCGACCTCAATGTCGGCGCCTACGGCGTGCTGGTGTTCCTGACCCAGCGGCTGCTGTGGCCGCTGACCGGGCTGGCCCAGGTGATCGACCTGTTCGAGCGGGCCATGGCCAGTACCCGGCGCATCCTCGATCTGCTGGCCACGCCGATCCAGGTGCATGACGCCGGCGGTACCGAGCTGGCGCGACCGGTGCGCGGTGCGGTGCGTTTCGACGGGGTGAGCTTTCGATATGCCGAGTCCGGTGCCGGTGTCGAGGCTGTCGACCTCGAGGTGCCATCCGGTCATACCCTGGCGCTGGTGGGGGCCACCGGGTCGGGCAAGTCGACGCTGATCAAGCTGCTGCTGCGCTTCCACGATCCGGCCGAGGGCCGGGTGCTGATCGACGACCAGCCGGTCGAGTCGCTTACCCTGGCCTCGTTGCGCGAGGCCATCGGCCTGGTCAGCCAGGATGTCTATCTCTTCGAGGGCTCGGTGCGCGACAACATCGCCTACGGCCGCCCCGAGGCCAGCGAGGACGAGGTGATCAAGGCGGCGCGCACCGCCGAGGCCTGGGGCTTCATCCAGACCTTGCCGCAAGGGCTCGATACGCCGGTCGGCGAACGCGGCGTGCGGCTTTCCGGGGGGCAGCGCCAGCGGTTGTCGCTGGCCCGGGCGTTGCTCAAGGATCCGCCGATCCTGGTGCTGGACGAGGCGACCAGTGCCGTGGACAACGAGACCGAGGCGGCGATCCAACGTTCGCTGGCGCGGATCGGCCACGGTCGCACGGTGATCATGATCGCCCATCGGCTCTCGACCATCGTGCATGCCGACCAGATCGCGGTGATCGAGGCCGGGCGCGTCGTCGAGCGTGGATGTCATGACGAGCTGCTGGCGCAGGAGGGGCGCTATGCCGCCCAGTGGCGGGTGCAGACCGGCGAGATCGGGGCGGCGCTGTCGGCCTGA
- a CDS encoding superoxide dismutase gives MPHSLPEIAYQYDALEPHIDALTMEIHHTRHHQTYVNNLNAALEGTGLEEVPVDELVANLDRVPDDKRQAVINNGGGHSNHSMFWQMMSPQGGGQPKGKVAEAIDSELGGFDAFKDAFTKAALGRFGSGWAWLSVDPQGKLVVENTLNQDSPLMHGNTPVLGLDVWEHAYYLKYQNKRPDYIAAFFNVVDWDEVERRYQAATA, from the coding sequence ATGCCGCATTCACTGCCCGAGATTGCGTACCAGTACGATGCCCTGGAACCCCATATCGATGCTCTGACCATGGAGATCCACCACACGCGGCACCATCAGACTTATGTCAATAATCTGAATGCCGCACTCGAGGGCACTGGCCTCGAGGAAGTGCCGGTGGACGAGCTGGTCGCCAATCTCGATCGCGTGCCCGACGACAAGCGTCAGGCCGTGATCAACAACGGCGGCGGCCACTCCAATCACTCCATGTTCTGGCAGATGATGTCGCCGCAGGGCGGCGGTCAGCCCAAGGGCAAGGTGGCCGAGGCCATCGACAGCGAGCTGGGCGGTTTCGACGCCTTCAAGGATGCCTTCACCAAGGCGGCCCTGGGTCGCTTCGGCAGCGGCTGGGCCTGGCTCAGTGTCGACCCGCAAGGCAAGCTGGTGGTCGAGAACACCCTGAACCAGGACAGCCCGCTGATGCACGGCAACACCCCGGTGCTGGGCCTGGACGTGTGGGAGCACGCTTATTACCTGAAGTATCAGAACAAGCGTCCCGATTACATCGCGGCCTTCTTCAACGTGGTCGACTGGGACGAAGTCGAGCGTCGTTACCAGGCCGCCACTGCCTGA
- a CDS encoding ATP-binding cassette domain-containing protein, with protein MFEVKAATFEVNGSRLLHPTDLSFREGQVYGLIGHNGSGKSTLLKLLAQQQPASCGEVRFDDRPLSHWGNREFARQVAYLPQHLPGAENLTGRELIGFGRYPWHGLLGRHTREDRDQVERAIELTHTQAFADRLVDTLSGGERQRVWLAMLLAQGSRFLLLDEPLAALDIAHQVEVLALVRQLCRELGLGVVIVLHDVNMAARYCDHLVALHSGRILAQGSPGEMMDDATLEAIYGIPMRVMPHPAGQHPIAVVH; from the coding sequence ATGTTCGAAGTCAAGGCCGCGACCTTCGAGGTCAACGGCAGCCGACTGTTGCACCCCACCGACCTGAGCTTCCGCGAGGGCCAGGTCTACGGGCTGATTGGCCACAATGGCTCCGGCAAGTCGACCCTGCTCAAGCTGCTGGCCCAGCAGCAGCCCGCCAGTTGCGGCGAGGTGCGCTTCGATGATCGCCCCCTGTCCCATTGGGGGAACCGGGAATTCGCCCGTCAGGTCGCCTATCTGCCCCAGCACCTGCCCGGTGCCGAGAACCTGACCGGCCGCGAATTGATCGGCTTCGGCCGCTACCCCTGGCACGGACTGCTCGGACGGCACACCCGCGAGGACCGTGACCAGGTCGAGCGTGCCATCGAACTCACCCACACCCAGGCATTCGCCGACCGCCTCGTCGACACACTCTCCGGCGGCGAGCGCCAGCGCGTCTGGCTGGCCATGCTGCTGGCCCAGGGCAGTCGTTTCCTGCTGCTCGACGAGCCCCTGGCGGCGCTGGATATCGCCCATCAGGTCGAGGTCCTGGCACTGGTGCGCCAGCTGTGTCGCGAGCTCGGCCTGGGCGTGGTCATCGTGCTGCATGACGTCAACATGGCCGCCCGTTACTGCGATCACCTGGTGGCACTGCACAGTGGCCGAATACTTGCCCAGGGCAGCCCCGGGGAGATGATGGACGATGCCACCCTGGAGGCCATCTACGGCATTCCCATGCGTGTCATGCCCCACCCCGCCGGGCAGCATCCCATCGCCGTCGTTCATTGA